One window from the genome of Gemmatimonadota bacterium encodes:
- a CDS encoding metalloregulator ArsR/SmtB family transcription factor gives MVTPGRRYKDSIYQQFARIGKAMASPRRLELLDLLCQGPRTVEALAHYSGQSPANTSQHLQVLRAARLVESEKDGLYVTYRLAGEEVCEFYRTLRELAELRLAEVERVTREFLDQREAMEPVDRAALVERARSGEVTVLDVRPREEYRAGHIPGSLSVPLAELKDRLGELPRNRDIVAYCRGPYCVLAVEAVETLRAHGFSAVRLEDGVPEWRARGFEVAFGEKVR, from the coding sequence ATGGTCACTCCCGGCCGTCGTTACAAGGACTCCATCTACCAGCAGTTCGCCCGTATCGGCAAGGCAATGGCGAGTCCACGCCGACTCGAGCTGCTGGACCTGCTCTGCCAGGGCCCCCGCACCGTGGAGGCGCTGGCCCACTACTCGGGGCAGAGCCCGGCCAACACCTCGCAGCACCTCCAGGTCTTGCGCGCCGCTCGCCTCGTAGAGTCCGAGAAGGATGGTCTGTACGTGACCTACCGTCTGGCCGGCGAGGAGGTCTGCGAGTTCTACCGCACGCTTCGCGAGCTCGCGGAGTTGCGCTTGGCCGAGGTGGAGCGCGTGACGCGCGAGTTCCTCGATCAGCGGGAGGCGATGGAGCCGGTCGATCGAGCGGCCCTGGTCGAGCGGGCGCGCTCGGGCGAGGTGACCGTTCTCGACGTGCGCCCTCGCGAAGAATACCGCGCCGGCCACATCCCTGGTTCCCTGTCCGTGCCTCTCGCGGAGCTGAAGGATCGCCTGGGCGAGCTGCCAAGGAATCGCGACATCGTTGCGTACTGCCGTGGTCCGTACTGCGTCCTGGCCGTCGAAGCGGTCGAGACGTTGCGCGCGCACGGCTTCTCCGCTGTTCGGCTGGAAGACGGTGTCCCGGAGTGGAGAGCGCGAGGGTTCGAGGTGGCCTTTGGGGAGAAGGTACGGTAG
- a CDS encoding DsrE family protein: MGKTLVILNDPPYGTERSYNGLRLAGELAKREGEQVRVFLIGDGVSCANRGQTVPKGYYNIESMLKAVSLHNGEIGVCGSCMDARGILEDHLAADCRRSTIDVMTDWTLWADRVAVF, encoded by the coding sequence ATGGGCAAGACGCTGGTGATTCTGAACGATCCGCCGTACGGGACCGAACGGAGCTACAACGGGCTACGTCTTGCCGGCGAGCTCGCCAAGCGAGAGGGCGAGCAAGTTCGTGTGTTCCTCATAGGTGACGGCGTGTCGTGCGCCAATCGGGGGCAGACCGTCCCGAAGGGCTATTACAACATCGAGTCCATGCTGAAGGCGGTCAGCCTCCACAACGGCGAGATCGGCGTCTGTGGCTCTTGCATGGACGCGCGCGGGATCCTCGAGGACCACCTCGCGGCTGATTGTCGGCGCAGCACGATAGACGTAATGACCGATTGGACCCTATGGGCAGACCGCGTAGCGGTGTTCTGA
- a CDS encoding ZIP family metal transporter has product MTTLAWIVAAGVAMSAIALVGSVTLLLKEATLDKILLPLVAFAAGSLLGGAFFHMLPAAMEGPAFRISAFVWLLLGFSVFLVLEQFLHWHHCHRAAARCRKPLTYLILIGDALHNFMGGLAVAGAFIIDIRLGMVTWLAAAAHEVPQELGDFAVLLHGGWPRSKALLFNLFSGLTFLVGALLAYAASFQMDVAFLLPFAAGNFLYIAASDLVPEVNKDHGVSRNIYHTLAFLSGLALLYGLRLAFA; this is encoded by the coding sequence GTGACGACCCTGGCCTGGATCGTCGCCGCCGGCGTCGCCATGAGCGCTATCGCGCTGGTGGGGAGCGTCACGCTCCTGTTGAAGGAGGCGACGCTCGACAAGATCCTGCTGCCGCTGGTGGCTTTCGCGGCGGGATCGCTCTTGGGCGGCGCCTTCTTCCACATGCTTCCCGCGGCCATGGAGGGCCCCGCGTTTCGCATCTCGGCTTTTGTATGGCTGCTGCTCGGGTTCTCGGTCTTTCTCGTGCTCGAGCAGTTCCTCCACTGGCATCACTGCCACCGCGCCGCCGCGCGGTGCCGCAAGCCGCTCACCTACCTGATCCTGATCGGAGACGCGCTCCACAACTTCATGGGCGGGCTGGCGGTGGCCGGGGCGTTCATCATCGACATCCGCCTCGGCATGGTCACATGGCTCGCGGCCGCGGCTCACGAAGTGCCCCAGGAGCTGGGCGACTTCGCGGTTCTGCTTCATGGGGGTTGGCCAAGGAGCAAGGCGCTGCTCTTCAACCTGTTTTCGGGGCTGACCTTCCTCGTCGGAGCTCTCCTTGCCTACGCCGCCTCATTCCAGATGGATGTGGCCTTCTTGCTCCCGTTCGCGGCCGGGAACTTCCTCTACATCGCCGCCTCGGACCTGGTGCCGGAGGTGAACAAGGACCATGGAGTGAGCAGGAACATCTACCACACCCTCGCCTTCCTGTCGGGGTTGGCGCTTCTCTATGGTCTGAGGTTGGCGTTCGCCTAA
- a CDS encoding NAD-dependent malic enzyme translates to MPDANPHPPQSGPHERGADLLFHPATNKGTAFTDEERLSLGLRGLLPPHVNTLSQQQQRVLEGVRRKEYDIERYIALRALQDRNERLFYRTLIDDIDELMPLVYTPTVGQACKEFAHIFRRPRGFYVTASERGEVRQTLDNWPEPDVRTVVVTDGQRILGLGDLGANGMGIPIGKLALYTACAGIAPQHCLPIMLDVGTDNEDLRADPLYLGVPSPRVGGEEYLALVDELVESLNEKWPGVLIQFEDFLTPNAYRLLDRYRDSVLCFNDDIQGTAAVGLAGLLASTRISGIELEDLRVMFLGAGAASTGIGDLLVGALVEAGLDREQAMDRISFVDSKGLLVRSRQHIAAHKERFARDGQAMDLLDAIRSLEPHALVGATGAPGTFTREIVEAMADINERPTIFALSNPTSKAEATAEQVYTWTGGRAIFASGSPFGPVEVGGRLFRPGQGNNAYIFPGVGLGAVSCQARTVTDAMFLAAARSLAAQVSEAQLEQGSIYPPLNEIRDISLNIACAVAEQAYADGVAGLERPEDLRGSIAAAMYDPQY, encoded by the coding sequence ATGCCTGATGCCAATCCCCACCCGCCGCAGTCGGGCCCGCACGAACGCGGGGCCGACCTGCTGTTCCACCCCGCCACGAACAAGGGAACGGCCTTCACGGACGAGGAGCGCCTGAGCCTGGGGCTGCGGGGGCTTCTGCCGCCGCACGTAAATACGCTCTCTCAGCAGCAGCAGCGGGTGCTGGAGGGCGTGCGCAGGAAGGAATACGACATCGAGAGGTACATCGCGCTGCGGGCGCTCCAGGACCGAAACGAGCGACTCTTCTACCGCACCCTGATCGACGACATCGACGAGCTGATGCCGCTCGTGTACACGCCGACCGTCGGCCAGGCGTGCAAGGAGTTCGCCCACATCTTCCGCCGGCCGAGGGGATTCTACGTCACCGCCTCGGAGCGCGGAGAGGTCCGCCAGACGCTGGACAACTGGCCCGAGCCCGACGTGCGGACCGTAGTGGTCACGGACGGGCAGCGCATCCTGGGCCTGGGCGACCTGGGCGCGAACGGGATGGGGATTCCGATCGGCAAGCTGGCGCTGTACACGGCGTGCGCCGGAATCGCCCCGCAGCACTGCCTGCCGATCATGCTGGACGTGGGCACAGACAACGAGGATCTGAGGGCGGACCCCCTCTACCTGGGGGTGCCGTCTCCGCGCGTGGGAGGCGAGGAGTACCTCGCCCTGGTCGACGAGTTGGTCGAGTCGCTGAACGAGAAGTGGCCCGGCGTGCTGATCCAGTTCGAGGATTTCCTCACGCCGAACGCGTACCGTCTGCTCGACCGCTACCGCGACAGCGTTCTCTGTTTCAACGACGACATCCAGGGGACGGCGGCGGTGGGGCTGGCCGGGCTTCTCGCGTCCACCCGGATCTCGGGTATCGAGCTCGAGGACCTGCGGGTCATGTTCCTCGGCGCCGGCGCCGCGTCGACGGGCATCGGCGACCTTCTGGTGGGAGCCCTGGTGGAAGCCGGCTTGGACCGGGAGCAGGCCATGGACCGGATATCGTTCGTTGATTCCAAGGGGCTGCTCGTGCGGTCGCGGCAGCATATCGCGGCGCACAAGGAGCGATTCGCCCGCGACGGCCAGGCCATGGACCTGCTCGACGCGATCCGCTCCCTCGAGCCGCACGCGCTGGTCGGCGCGACCGGTGCTCCGGGCACGTTCACCCGTGAGATCGTCGAGGCCATGGCCGACATCAACGAGCGGCCCACGATCTTCGCCCTCTCGAATCCCACCTCGAAAGCCGAAGCCACCGCCGAGCAGGTCTACACCTGGACCGGCGGCCGCGCGATCTTCGCGAGCGGGAGCCCTTTCGGGCCGGTGGAGGTCGGCGGGCGGCTATTCCGGCCCGGGCAGGGCAACAACGCCTACATCTTCCCCGGTGTCGGGCTCGGGGCGGTGAGCTGCCAGGCACGGACGGTGACGGACGCGATGTTTCTTGCCGCCGCACGGTCGCTCGCGGCTCAGGTCAGCGAGGCCCAGTTGGAGCAGGGCTCGATCTACCCTCCGTTGAACGAGATCCGGGACATCTCGCTGAACATCGCCTGCGCGGTGGCGGAGCAGGCCTACGCGGACGGCGTTGCGGGGCTGGAGCGTCCGGAGGATCTGCGGGGGAGCATCGCAGCCGCGATGTACGACCCGCAGTACTGA